In the genome of Manis javanica isolate MJ-LG chromosome 17, MJ_LKY, whole genome shotgun sequence, one region contains:
- the CSNK2A2 gene encoding casein kinase II subunit alpha' isoform X3: MYELLKALDYCHSKGIMHRDVKPHNVMIDHQQKKLRLIDWGLAEFYHPAQEYNVRVASRYFKGPELLVDYQMYDYSLDMWSLGCMLASMIFRKEPFFHGQDNYDQLVRIAKVLGTDELYGYLKKYHIDLDPHFNDILGQHSRKRWENFIHSENRHLVSPEALDLLDKLLRYDHQQRLTAKEAMEHPYFYPVVKEQSQPCAENAVLSSGLTAAR, from the exons ATGTATGAACTACTTAAG GCTCTGGATTACTGCCACAGCAAGGGAATCATGCACAGGGATGTGAAACCTCACAATGTCATGATAGATCACCAACAGAAAAAG CTGCGACTGATAGACTGGGGTCTGGCAGAGTTCTATCATCCTGCTCAGGAGTACAATGTCCGTGTAGCCTCGAGGTACTTCAAGGGACCAGAGCTCCTTGTGGACTATCAG ATGTATGATTATAGCCTGGACATGTGGAGTTTGGGCTGTATGTTAGCAAGCATGATCTTTAGAAAGGAACCCTTCTTCCATGGACAGGACAACTACGACCAG cTTGTTCGCATTGCCAAGGTTCTGGGTACAGATGAGCTGTATGGGTATCTGAAGAAGTATCACATAGACCTGGACCCGCACTTCAATGATATCCTGGGACA ACATTCACGGAAACGCTGGGAAAACTTTATCCATAGTGAGAACAGACACCTAGTCAGCCCTGAGGCCCTAGATCTTCTGGACAAACTTCTGCGATATGACCATCAACAGCGACTGACTGCCAAAGAGGCCATGGAGCACCCATACTTCT ACCCTGTGGTGAAGGAGCAGTCCCAGCCTTGTGCAGAAAATGCTGTGCTTTCCAGTGGTCTCACGGCAGCCCGATGA